The following coding sequences lie in one Ignatzschineria sp. RMDPL8A genomic window:
- a CDS encoding efflux transporter outer membrane subunit, which produces MKKLLLYMGTPLVLAACSLAPEYERPGMPVDDQFPAAEAMEKQAQKMAYQIGWKEYFKDPRLHRYIELALDNNRDLKTALLNTEAARLAYGIQKSERLPGINASGAKSRSKSGENPNGQSVINSGYNVNAGISQFELDFFGRVKSMTDAQLNTYLATYEGQKAAQIALISQIARSYAEQVLAEEQLALARNTLRSNQASYNLVKQQVEAGIANNLDLAQSLGQVHSANVQVAVYERSLAVANNALYELVGVKATNLPKGLSVRDSFLIGVPAGLPSEVLLLRPDVMAAEYQLRAANANIGAARAAFFPSISLTATVGSSSEHFDDLFSSATSGWNFTPSLTMPIFNWGKIQSNLDLAYVRQNSAVVNYEKTIQTAFREVADGLVSLKPLEKQLLAQKNLVNTTAEQLNLAETLYNNGIANYLDVLDAQRSLFSARQALLTTYHQKILNGIALYAALGGGLVKEAGEEYIPELQINK; this is translated from the coding sequence ATGAAGAAATTACTACTGTACATGGGAACCCCTTTAGTCTTAGCGGCCTGTTCATTAGCCCCTGAATATGAGCGTCCAGGCATGCCTGTGGATGATCAGTTTCCAGCGGCTGAGGCGATGGAAAAGCAAGCGCAAAAGATGGCCTATCAGATCGGTTGGAAAGAGTATTTTAAAGATCCGCGTCTTCATCGTTACATTGAGCTTGCGCTCGATAATAACCGCGATCTAAAAACGGCACTCCTTAATACGGAAGCCGCGCGCTTAGCCTATGGCATTCAAAAGAGTGAGCGCTTACCGGGGATTAATGCTAGTGGTGCGAAATCTCGTTCAAAATCGGGTGAGAATCCAAATGGGCAATCAGTAATCAATAGTGGTTACAACGTTAATGCGGGAATCAGCCAATTTGAGCTTGATTTCTTCGGTCGAGTAAAATCGATGACCGATGCACAGCTCAATACCTATTTAGCCACCTATGAGGGGCAAAAAGCAGCGCAGATCGCCCTTATTTCACAGATCGCCCGTAGCTATGCGGAACAAGTGTTAGCCGAAGAGCAATTAGCGCTCGCACGCAACACACTCCGTTCAAACCAAGCGTCTTATAATTTGGTTAAACAGCAAGTTGAAGCGGGAATTGCCAATAACCTTGATCTTGCCCAATCGCTCGGTCAGGTGCATTCAGCAAACGTTCAAGTTGCGGTCTATGAGCGTAGTTTAGCGGTTGCAAATAATGCGCTGTATGAATTAGTCGGTGTGAAAGCGACCAATCTTCCTAAAGGGTTATCGGTGCGTGATTCGTTCTTAATCGGTGTGCCTGCAGGTCTTCCTTCGGAGGTATTATTGCTTCGCCCAGATGTGATGGCGGCTGAATATCAGCTCCGTGCCGCAAATGCCAATATTGGTGCCGCGCGCGCTGCATTCTTCCCGAGCATTTCACTCACCGCGACAGTCGGATCAAGCTCAGAGCACTTTGATGATCTTTTCTCATCGGCGACAAGTGGTTGGAATTTTACCCCATCACTCACAATGCCGATTTTCAATTGGGGTAAAATCCAATCGAATCTCGATTTAGCGTACGTTCGTCAAAATAGTGCCGTGGTTAATTATGAGAAAACGATTCAAACGGCTTTTAGAGAAGTAGCTGATGGGCTTGTTTCACTTAAACCGCTTGAAAAACAGCTTCTCGCACAGAAAAACTTAGTCAATACCACTGCCGAACAGTTAAATCTTGCAGAGACCCTCTATAATAATGGAATTGCCAACTACCTTGATGTGTTAGACGCACAGCGAAGCCTCTTTAGTGCCCGCCAAGCGCTTCTAACCACCTATCATCAGAAAATCCTTAATGGCATCGCGCTTTATGCGGCGCTCGGAGGAGGTCTTGTAAAAGAGGCAGGTGAAGAATATATTCCTGAGTTGCAAATTAATAAGTAG
- a CDS encoding DUF2892 domain-containing protein, whose protein sequence is MKANIGGIDRILRILVGIVLIALTLMGTIGVWGWIGVVPLLTGIFKFCPLYPLLGISTDKK, encoded by the coding sequence ATGAAAGCTAACATTGGTGGTATAGACCGCATTTTACGTATTTTAGTGGGCATCGTATTGATCGCGTTAACGCTTATGGGAACCATCGGCGTTTGGGGTTGGATCGGGGTTGTACCGCTTTTAACCGGTATCTTCAAGTTCTGCCCACTCTATCCGTTACTTGGTATCTCTACGGATAAAAAATAG
- the thiD gene encoding bifunctional hydroxymethylpyrimidine kinase/phosphomethylpyrimidine kinase: MKKVLTIAGSDTSGGAGIQADLRTFAKHNLYGTTALTVIVTMDYQNGWAHGVSPISIDTIKAQLDTAFLGLTLDTIKTGMLPTPEIIDLVASYLEKVHGKMPIVIDPVMVCKGDKPLFPEHAEKIRDTLIQYATIITPNLFEATQLAHMKPLTSLDEAKEAAEKIMQTGGCESLVIKGAGSLMSPNTAADLFYDGNEFTLIEGELINTTHTHGLGCTFASHVASFITKGLTPKEACIAAKKAISQGLLKNFALNEYVGTLYFPDSFEK; the protein is encoded by the coding sequence ATGAAAAAAGTATTAACCATTGCCGGATCAGACACCTCGGGCGGTGCCGGCATTCAAGCCGATCTTCGCACTTTTGCAAAACACAATCTCTACGGTACAACCGCTCTCACCGTGATTGTCACCATGGATTACCAAAATGGCTGGGCGCACGGCGTTTCCCCCATTTCCATTGACACCATTAAAGCACAGCTCGATACCGCATTTTTGGGCTTAACGCTCGATACCATTAAAACGGGCATGCTGCCAACGCCGGAAATTATCGATCTCGTAGCGAGCTATCTTGAAAAAGTACACGGCAAAATGCCGATCGTGATCGATCCTGTGATGGTATGTAAAGGTGATAAACCGCTCTTCCCCGAGCATGCCGAAAAGATCCGCGATACCCTCATTCAATACGCAACGATCATCACCCCGAATCTCTTTGAAGCCACCCAACTGGCCCACATGAAACCTCTCACCTCTCTAGACGAAGCGAAAGAGGCAGCCGAAAAAATCATGCAAACCGGCGGATGTGAGTCACTCGTGATTAAGGGCGCTGGCAGCTTAATGTCGCCCAATACCGCGGCTGATCTTTTCTACGATGGCAATGAATTTACCTTAATTGAAGGCGAGCTCATCAATACCACTCACACTCACGGCCTAGGTTGCACCTTTGCCTCGCACGTCGCCTCATTTATCACCAAAGGACTCACGCCAAAAGAGGCCTGTATCGCGGCGAAAAAAGCGATCTCTCAAGGTCTTTTGAAAAATTTTGCGTTAAATGAATATGTCGGCACCCTCTATTTTCCCGACAGTTTCGAGAAGTAA
- the infA gene encoding translation initiation factor IF-1, which translates to MSKEDHIEMEGTVVETLPYTSFRVELDNGHVITAHISGKMRKNYIRILTGDRVKVELTPYDLTKGRIVYRGK; encoded by the coding sequence ATGTCAAAAGAAGATCATATCGAAATGGAAGGAACGGTTGTTGAAACACTTCCTTACACAAGTTTTAGAGTAGAACTGGATAACGGCCATGTTATTACAGCTCATATCTCTGGTAAAATGCGTAAAAACTACATCCGTATTTTAACCGGTGACCGCGTAAAAGTTGAGTTAACACCCTATGACCTCACAAAAGGTCGTATTGTTTACCGCGGAAAGTAA
- a CDS encoding SEL1-like repeat protein, with the protein MVSFTYICTRISALFGNKDDLCRMGIYYYEGNEVKRDLDRAARYFKKASDKHNTKALYYLGLIELERLTDVLEYAPILRYFELARISVLKAVNSINEIEKTLFNLDKSPEVASTLFKIGYMYANDSSVHRNYEKAAQYYKRAASFGNYHAKNQLGQLLLKGEGRVEANRDSAFTYLFSAARDGFNPAKETLIHYFSNDETLNELKTHLDEPNFAAIYASMLYDGLYVESDFEGAEEYFRIAARERHPDAIFHLGLIYNARGDKARAEEYFSHARSLNHLEALNMLGATANQANP; encoded by the coding sequence ATGGTTTCATTTACTTATATCTGTACACGAATTTCGGCATTGTTCGGGAATAAAGACGATCTTTGCCGCATGGGAATCTATTATTATGAGGGGAATGAAGTCAAACGCGATCTAGACAGAGCCGCGCGCTACTTCAAAAAAGCCTCCGATAAGCACAATACCAAAGCGCTCTATTATCTGGGGCTAATCGAACTTGAACGCCTCACCGATGTACTCGAATACGCGCCGATCTTACGCTATTTTGAGCTCGCTCGAATCAGTGTTTTAAAAGCGGTCAATTCCATTAATGAGATTGAGAAAACGCTCTTTAATTTAGATAAATCGCCGGAAGTTGCGTCTACTCTCTTTAAAATCGGCTATATGTACGCCAACGATAGCAGCGTCCACCGTAATTATGAGAAGGCTGCACAATATTATAAACGCGCCGCTAGTTTCGGGAATTATCACGCTAAAAATCAGCTCGGACAACTATTATTAAAAGGCGAAGGCCGTGTTGAAGCGAATCGTGATAGTGCTTTTACCTATCTCTTTTCGGCGGCGCGCGATGGATTTAATCCCGCCAAAGAGACCTTAATCCACTATTTTAGTAACGATGAAACCCTCAATGAGCTAAAAACCCATCTCGATGAGCCCAATTTTGCCGCGATCTATGCCTCAATGCTCTACGATGGTCTCTATGTGGAATCAGATTTTGAAGGGGCGGAAGAGTATTTCCGCATTGCAGCTCGCGAACGCCATCCCGATGCGATTTTCCATCTTGGACTGATCTATAATGCTCGCGGGGATAAAGCTCGAGCAGAGGAATATTTCAGCCATGCCCGCTCACTCAATCACCTTGAAGCGCTCAATATGCTCGGCGCAACAGCGAATCAAGCAAACCCATAA
- the guaA gene encoding glutamine-hydrolyzing GMP synthase, with product MNQYQANKILIVHSNHQEGQKIARVLRNLNYFSEVLQINHVEADAATLPKGIITDNPDAIRELFATEKITVPPTFNIASLDISSDDTQASLETFLKNDAKADAVWTLENVVDFNINDIREQVGDEEVILGLSGGVDSSVVAALIHKAIGKQLTCVFVDTGLLRLNEGDIVMETFAKNMGIHIIRVDAEARFLEALAGESNPENKRKIIGELFIRIFEEESRKLPSAKWLAQGTIYPDILESLNTKDGVAVKSHHNVGGLPEEMDLQLLEPLKSLFKHEVRELGVHLGLPKEMVYRHPFPGPGLGVRIVGEIKKEYADILRLADDIFIQNLRKAGLYDKVSQAFAVFIPVKSVGVVDNKRVYAHVIGLRAIETVDFMTARAAHLPYDFIEAVSNEIIAKVDGVSRVVYDISNKPPATIEWE from the coding sequence ATGAATCAGTATCAAGCCAACAAAATCTTAATTGTTCACAGCAACCATCAAGAGGGTCAAAAAATTGCACGGGTTTTGCGCAATTTAAACTACTTCTCTGAAGTGTTGCAAATCAATCACGTGGAGGCCGATGCGGCAACGCTTCCTAAAGGCATTATCACCGATAATCCTGACGCCATTCGCGAACTCTTTGCTACTGAAAAAATTACCGTCCCTCCTACCTTTAACATCGCGTCTCTCGACATCTCAAGCGATGACACTCAAGCCTCTCTTGAAACATTCCTCAAAAATGATGCAAAAGCTGACGCCGTTTGGACGCTCGAAAATGTGGTCGATTTCAACATCAACGACATTCGCGAACAAGTGGGCGATGAAGAGGTTATTTTAGGGCTTTCTGGCGGCGTTGACTCATCGGTGGTAGCAGCGCTTATTCATAAAGCGATCGGCAAACAACTGACCTGTGTCTTTGTTGATACCGGCCTCCTTCGCTTAAATGAAGGCGATATCGTCATGGAAACCTTTGCGAAAAACATGGGGATTCATATTATCCGTGTCGACGCTGAAGCGCGCTTCTTAGAGGCCCTTGCTGGGGAATCCAATCCTGAGAATAAACGTAAAATTATTGGTGAGCTGTTCATCCGTATTTTCGAAGAGGAATCCCGTAAACTTCCAAGCGCTAAATGGCTTGCACAAGGCACGATCTATCCGGACATTTTAGAATCACTCAATACAAAAGATGGGGTTGCGGTAAAATCACATCATAACGTTGGCGGTCTTCCTGAAGAGATGGATCTCCAATTATTAGAGCCATTAAAATCCCTCTTTAAACATGAAGTACGCGAACTCGGTGTTCATTTAGGGCTTCCTAAAGAGATGGTGTATCGCCATCCCTTCCCAGGACCAGGCCTTGGCGTTCGTATCGTTGGCGAAATTAAAAAAGAATACGCCGACATTTTACGTTTAGCGGATGATATCTTTATCCAAAATCTTCGTAAAGCGGGACTTTATGATAAAGTCTCACAAGCGTTTGCAGTATTTATCCCGGTAAAATCCGTGGGCGTTGTGGATAATAAACGCGTTTACGCACACGTTATCGGCCTTCGTGCCATTGAAACCGTAGACTTTATGACGGCGCGCGCAGCTCATCTGCCCTATGACTTTATTGAAGCGGTTTCAAATGAAATTATTGCAAAAGTCGACGGGGTATCTCGCGTTGTATATGATATTTCGAACAAACCACCTGCAACAATTGAGTGGGAATAA
- a CDS encoding adenylate kinase produces the protein MRVILLGAPGSGKGTQAENIVNKYGITHLSTGDMLRSEVAAGTPLGLEAKKIMDDGQLVSDEIVLGMIKNQIEKAENGFLLDGFPRNINQAQALDELLEEIGEPIQKVIYFDVPFEVIKERLLSRGRSDDTEETIKKRRKVFEDETFPLVDHYTRQGKLQTVEGVGDIAEIGKTIIDVLAPLAD, from the coding sequence ATGCGGGTAATTTTACTAGGAGCGCCAGGATCAGGTAAGGGCACTCAAGCAGAAAACATTGTAAACAAATATGGGATCACCCATCTATCAACCGGTGATATGCTTCGTTCAGAAGTTGCGGCAGGTACGCCACTTGGGTTAGAAGCGAAAAAAATCATGGATGATGGTCAATTAGTTTCTGATGAGATTGTCTTAGGCATGATCAAAAACCAAATTGAAAAGGCAGAAAATGGCTTCCTACTCGATGGTTTCCCTAGAAATATTAATCAAGCGCAAGCGCTCGATGAGTTACTTGAAGAAATTGGCGAGCCAATCCAAAAAGTAATCTATTTCGATGTACCTTTCGAAGTGATCAAAGAGCGTCTACTATCGCGTGGACGTTCAGATGACACCGAAGAGACCATTAAAAAACGTCGTAAAGTGTTTGAAGATGAAACCTTCCCTCTTGTTGACCACTATACGCGTCAAGGCAAGCTTCAAACCGTTGAAGGAGTGGGCGACATCGCAGAGATTGGTAAAACCATCATTGACGTATTAGCACCGCTTGCGGACTAA
- a CDS encoding autotransporter outer membrane beta-barrel domain-containing protein has translation MNRIFKVVWNQALGTWMAVSELGNKNRKTKSSRTQKATLLAGVLGVALAGAQAEEDKPIPLTPLEKAELTGEEIIDHGDRLEIRNLHQLKKITDESGNETYESSGVFYNGKITGDASLEISAPNVKYKKEKATGLLRDSRGELVRGDTETHALDPNGEILHKGEDDRYGRSVTLKSNSKEGNDYIGTTKINHGVSVHIGGKDEGDFNKNILGQSNDLNIEGYTSVMIHSTETVKNLTFEAGDHQKIDRHVAWKKIEDKETDKETDKEIDENTATPPTKLVEDKENSDVSHFYTLTESANYTPSENGQYVWNGKVWELYDSKVHGEGHIMYERVETKRLENRTNDPSGGSLFLDNKAHLIVEEETNFIGGDYNRGGFTLNMQVDQASFDLQGKATFTDANLSLSRQSQGEIQEGISFTGHGAGVRVSGNSTLDVIGDFVAKTNDGARTFHHVEQGSTATFNDNVVLENAELTISDGLYFRHDSRPAYEGEIDEETQNKAVQGVGEADALQKSQVIAKNDITYSGTGSRLDIHGSSLTVEGNLTAQDQLSGTFLGATFAAKGEGKKVDLNNAQLVIAASNVDVADLKFGANSDVVIAGSQMALGALTLGENAKMTDATYRDGSEEGGRLAFTGDGFHHGLTYDEYVKVLAGKSSESTEEVAEDAKLRYDIKRDAELIVSGDVTLEKGALYDAKGEVDINGGLNLKAEDAKFFVRGADAHVRADSLIHGEIGIDEEHSFNFDAGKAVFTKDQINTLLGDLNLNEDVIVVFEGIKVSDDARKGTINVGQAAMLHANGNTTLSNLNNQGSVHIGNATDYGKSYGVLTVEGNYVGGQGSALHFGKVNATGQEEANPLTTDGNKNLMIVKGDANGTSEVKIEEIFNPELITKKGILLVNVEGDASNFELTHKGAVTDGGVEYIFEGRKNTNGFDAGTNSWYLVNEYVPHTGNPGGDPIGGGENPTEPTEPVEPTEPTEPTEPTEPTEPTEPTEPTEPTEPTEPTEPTEPTEPAEPTEPAEPAEPAEPAEPAEPVEPAEPVEPVEPVEPVEPVEPVEPVNPNEPQEPAKPVDKSGQYSPEVGAYLANHVLGNIMFELKYHDRQYLPEYEGVWMHAKASFGKYRTDLGSALESKVDYYTIHLGKDLLDKQEYNAGVMIAYGYSDGNTKNHARGFKADHSSHGFALGLYGTYNFDEHSYLDAWAQYVFMRNSIDYKDQNNKYNSRGIIASIEAGHAFDLSETLKLQPQAQITYMGVKADDYTDNRGTKVTTNRGNVQLRLGARLFNERAWFDGQVTPYAEFNYIHNTKPFEVSLEKTNLTNASVAGNKNLYQLELGAKTELENNWTISGGVSFTKGKDKYRDTRIKLDLRYEF, from the coding sequence GTGAATAGAATATTTAAAGTAGTTTGGAATCAAGCGCTCGGCACTTGGATGGCCGTTTCAGAATTAGGCAACAAAAACCGTAAGACAAAATCGTCGCGTACGCAAAAAGCCACATTACTTGCCGGAGTACTCGGAGTCGCTCTAGCAGGGGCACAGGCGGAAGAAGATAAGCCTATTCCGTTAACACCTCTTGAGAAAGCAGAGCTGACCGGTGAAGAGATTATCGATCATGGTGATCGTTTAGAGATTCGCAATCTTCATCAGCTAAAAAAGATTACCGATGAGTCAGGCAATGAAACCTATGAGAGCTCGGGCGTTTTTTATAATGGAAAAATTACAGGTGATGCGTCCCTTGAGATCAGTGCGCCAAATGTAAAGTATAAAAAAGAGAAAGCGACAGGCTTGTTGAGAGACTCAAGAGGTGAGCTTGTAAGAGGTGATACTGAGACGCATGCGCTCGATCCCAATGGAGAGATTTTACATAAAGGTGAAGATGATCGTTATGGCCGTAGTGTGACGCTTAAATCCAATTCTAAGGAAGGGAATGATTACATTGGTACGACAAAGATCAATCATGGCGTATCTGTGCATATTGGTGGAAAAGATGAAGGGGACTTCAACAAAAATATCTTAGGTCAAAGTAATGATTTAAATATTGAAGGCTATACCTCTGTGATGATCCACAGTACGGAAACAGTTAAAAATTTAACTTTTGAAGCGGGTGATCATCAGAAAATCGATCGTCATGTTGCGTGGAAGAAGATTGAAGATAAGGAGACAGATAAGGAGACAGATAAGGAAATAGATGAAAATACTGCTACTCCTCCAACGAAATTAGTGGAAGATAAAGAGAATTCCGATGTTTCTCATTTTTATACTCTTACTGAGAGTGCAAACTATACTCCAAGTGAGAATGGTCAGTATGTTTGGAATGGTAAAGTATGGGAGCTGTATGATTCTAAGGTTCATGGTGAAGGTCATATCATGTATGAGAGAGTTGAGACGAAACGACTTGAGAATCGCACTAATGATCCTTCAGGCGGGTCTCTATTCTTAGATAACAAGGCTCATTTAATCGTTGAAGAGGAAACCAACTTTATTGGTGGAGATTATAATCGAGGAGGTTTTACGCTGAATATGCAGGTGGATCAAGCCTCATTTGATCTTCAAGGTAAAGCGACCTTTACCGATGCGAATCTTTCCTTAAGTCGTCAATCCCAGGGAGAAATTCAAGAGGGGATTAGTTTTACCGGGCATGGCGCGGGTGTGCGCGTATCGGGTAATTCAACTTTAGATGTAATCGGTGATTTTGTTGCTAAAACAAATGATGGTGCGCGGACATTCCATCATGTTGAACAGGGGTCTACTGCAACATTTAATGACAATGTGGTATTAGAAAATGCTGAATTAACCATTTCCGACGGACTCTATTTCCGTCACGATAGTCGCCCAGCTTATGAGGGTGAGATCGATGAAGAGACTCAGAATAAAGCCGTGCAGGGCGTTGGAGAAGCGGATGCATTACAGAAGAGTCAGGTTATTGCGAAGAACGATATTACTTATAGCGGCACAGGAAGTCGTTTAGATATTCATGGTAGTAGTCTCACTGTAGAAGGCAATTTAACAGCGCAGGATCAATTATCAGGTACATTTTTAGGTGCTACATTTGCAGCTAAAGGTGAAGGTAAGAAGGTTGATCTAAATAATGCACAGTTAGTGATTGCGGCAAGTAATGTGGATGTGGCTGATCTTAAATTCGGTGCGAATAGCGATGTGGTGATTGCTGGAAGCCAGATGGCATTAGGGGCATTAACGCTAGGTGAAAATGCAAAAATGACAGATGCCACATATCGTGATGGCTCGGAAGAGGGCGGTCGCCTTGCATTTACTGGAGATGGTTTTCATCACGGCTTAACGTATGATGAATATGTGAAAGTTCTTGCGGGCAAGTCCTCTGAATCTACAGAAGAGGTTGCGGAAGATGCCAAGCTTCGTTATGACATTAAACGCGATGCTGAGCTGATTGTTAGTGGTGATGTGACCCTTGAAAAGGGTGCGTTATACGATGCAAAAGGCGAGGTTGATATTAATGGTGGCCTTAATCTTAAAGCTGAAGACGCCAAATTCTTTGTTCGCGGTGCAGATGCGCATGTTCGTGCAGATAGTCTGATTCACGGTGAAATCGGCATTGATGAAGAGCATTCATTTAACTTTGATGCAGGAAAAGCGGTTTTCACAAAAGATCAAATCAACACATTGCTTGGCGATTTGAACTTAAATGAAGATGTTATTGTTGTATTTGAAGGTATTAAAGTTAGTGATGATGCGCGTAAAGGTACTATTAATGTTGGTCAGGCGGCTATGCTCCATGCAAATGGAAATACAACACTCAGTAATTTAAATAACCAAGGCAGTGTCCATATCGGTAACGCGACCGACTATGGCAAGTCGTATGGCGTTTTAACGGTTGAAGGGAACTATGTGGGGGGCCAAGGAAGTGCGCTCCATTTCGGTAAAGTCAACGCAACCGGTCAAGAAGAAGCTAATCCTTTAACTACTGACGGAAACAAAAACTTGATGATCGTTAAGGGTGATGCTAACGGAACCAGTGAAGTTAAAATTGAAGAGATATTTAATCCTGAATTAATTACTAAAAAAGGGATTTTGCTGGTTAACGTTGAAGGGGATGCTTCGAACTTTGAATTGACACACAAAGGCGCTGTCACCGATGGTGGGGTTGAGTATATTTTTGAAGGCCGTAAAAACACTAATGGTTTTGATGCAGGGACAAATAGCTGGTATTTAGTGAATGAATACGTTCCTCATACAGGCAATCCTGGAGGTGATCCTATCGGTGGTGGTGAAAACCCAACAGAGCCAACAGAGCCAGTAGAGCCAACAGAGCCAACAGAGCCAACAGAGCCAACAGAGCCAACAGAGCCAACAGAGCCAACAGAGCCAACAGAGCCAACAGAGCCAACAGAGCCAACAGAGCCAACAGAGCCAACAGAGCCAGCAGAGCCAACAGAGCCAGCAGAGCCAGCAGAGCCAGCAGAGCCAGCAGAGCCAGCAGAACCAGTAGAGCCAGCAGAACCAGTAGAGCCAGTTGAACCAGTAGAGCCAGTTGAACCAGTAGAGCCAGTTGAACCTGTTAACCCGAATGAACCACAAGAGCCAGCTAAACCAGTCGATAAGAGCGGACAATACTCACCTGAGGTGGGCGCGTATCTTGCAAATCATGTGTTAGGCAATATTATGTTTGAGCTTAAATATCATGATCGCCAATACCTTCCTGAATATGAAGGGGTGTGGATGCACGCGAAAGCATCGTTCGGTAAATATCGTACGGATTTAGGTAGCGCGCTTGAGAGTAAGGTGGATTACTATACGATCCATTTAGGTAAAGACCTTCTTGATAAGCAAGAGTACAACGCTGGGGTGATGATCGCTTACGGATACAGTGATGGGAATACGAAAAACCATGCGCGTGGATTCAAAGCGGATCATAGCAGCCACGGGTTTGCGCTCGGACTCTACGGTACATACAATTTTGATGAGCATAGCTATTTAGATGCATGGGCGCAATATGTCTTTATGCGCAATAGCATCGACTATAAAGATCAAAATAATAAGTACAATAGCCGCGGGATCATTGCATCGATTGAAGCAGGGCATGCGTTTGATTTAAGCGAAACCTTAAAACTTCAACCGCAAGCACAAATTACCTATATGGGCGTGAAGGCGGATGATTATACGGATAATCGTGGAACAAAAGTCACGACGAATCGCGGAAACGTTCAGCTGCGTTTAGGAGCGCGTCTCTTTAATGAGCGTGCATGGTTTGATGGACAAGTGACTCCGTATGCAGAGTTTAACTATATCCACAACACTAAACCGTTTGAAGTATCGCTTGAGAAAACGAACTTAACGAACGCATCGGTTGCTGGGAATAAAAACCTCTATCAGTTAGAGCTTGGTGCGAAAACTGAGTTAGAGAATAACTGGACGATCAGTGGCGGTGTCTCTTTCACAAAAGGAAAGGACAAATATCGCGATACCCGTATCAAGCTTGATCTCCGTTATGAGTTTTAA
- the argF gene encoding ornithine carbamoyltransferase gives MSHDLRNRHFLKLLDFTSDEIRYLIDLAAELKQAKAEGREEQYLIGKNVALIFEKTSTRTRCATEVAVHDQGGRLTYIGDSGSQIGHKESMKDTARVLGEMYDAILYRGFSQDVIENELAAYAGVPVYNGLTDEFHPTQMLADALTMKENIDKPFEEIHYAYLGDARNNMGNSHLVLAAKLGMHIRIGAPKNLWPEEALVKTCQAIAKETGATITLTEDPKLAVKGVDFVHTDVWVSMGEPEAAWKERIDLLLPYQINSELINASGNPDVKFMHCLPAFHNRETTVGEWIYETFGLDGVEVTEDVFESDRAIQFPQAGNRMHTIKAVLVATLKN, from the coding sequence ATGTCTCATGATTTGCGTAATCGTCACTTTCTAAAACTTTTAGACTTCACCTCCGACGAAATTCGCTATCTGATCGACTTAGCGGCAGAGCTAAAACAAGCTAAAGCCGAAGGCCGTGAGGAGCAATATTTAATTGGGAAAAATGTCGCGTTAATTTTCGAAAAGACCTCTACTCGAACTCGATGTGCAACCGAAGTTGCGGTGCATGATCAGGGTGGGCGTTTAACCTATATTGGCGATTCAGGCTCGCAAATTGGGCATAAAGAATCGATGAAAGATACGGCGCGTGTTCTTGGGGAGATGTACGATGCGATTCTTTATCGTGGATTTAGCCAAGATGTGATCGAAAATGAGCTTGCAGCGTATGCCGGTGTGCCAGTGTATAATGGGCTAACCGATGAATTTCATCCCACACAAATGCTCGCCGATGCACTCACCATGAAAGAGAATATCGATAAGCCTTTTGAAGAGATTCACTACGCTTATTTAGGTGATGCGCGTAACAATATGGGGAACTCTCATCTGGTATTAGCGGCAAAATTAGGGATGCATATTCGCATCGGTGCGCCGAAGAATTTATGGCCCGAAGAGGCGTTAGTAAAAACCTGTCAAGCGATTGCAAAAGAGACCGGAGCGACCATTACGCTCACTGAGGACCCAAAATTGGCAGTAAAAGGCGTCGATTTTGTACACACGGACGTTTGGGTGTCGATGGGCGAACCGGAAGCGGCGTGGAAAGAACGGATCGATTTACTCCTTCCATATCAAATCAATAGTGAATTAATAAATGCTTCAGGGAACCCCGATGTGAAATTTATGCACTGCCTACCTGCATTTCATAACCGAGAAACTACCGTCGGCGAATGGATTTATGAAACTTTTGGTCTCGATGGTGTAGAAGTGACGGAAGATGTCTTCGAATCGGATAGAGCGATCCAATTTCCACAAGCCGGTAATCGAATGCACACCATTAAAGCGGTACTCGTGGCAACATTAAAGAATTGA